One segment of Saprospiraceae bacterium DNA contains the following:
- the ligA gene encoding NAD-dependent DNA ligase LigA, which translates to MYSTTEQRTLYELSKKLLYTPQTDLFGEEASRRAEELRQVIRYHEWRYYVQNAPVISDFEYDQLYKQLEAIERQNPDLVTLDSPTQRVGKDLIEDFVQVPHLTPMLSLDNSYNADDLNDFDEQVKKLCKLDKDADVEYCVEPKFDGGTIAIVYEHDSLVRAATRGNGFVGDDITLNIKTLKSVPLRASFSKHGISKAELRGETLIRKDIFEKINKKRQEAGEALFANPRNAATGGLRMKDPKETAVRGLEAFLYQLGYAIDHEGGNVLKKFSTHDESIHLLRQLGFKVPLHQPEPGNHLEETKTCRNIAEVIDFCQAWQDFRDEYPYEIDGMVVKVNSLELQERCGSTSHHPRWAIAFKFKARQATTRLRDVEFQVGKTGAITPVAKLEPVPLAGVIVQNVSLHNEEFIRSKDIRIGDQVLVERAGDVIPYIVKSLSELRTGDEREIHYPTHCPVCQSELVKPEDEAIWRCENAECEAQVLARMIFHTSKHAMDIEGLGESTIEKFYKLGWLHSIADLYRLDYEKIAQLEGFGEKSATNLRNAVEKAKRNPIHRLLHSLSIHHLGRKGSTLLAAEVGHVLDLKDWDLEKYQTIKDIGPVLAQNVFNFFQNPHNIELLETMERLGVNLCQTNEDKKTDVNTEGVLYGKSILFTGTLSQMTREEAEKRAAAAGASIASGVSKHLSILVVGEKAGSKLKKAQELGTVEIWSEQAFLEKTKE; encoded by the coding sequence ATGTATTCCACCACCGAACAACGCACACTCTACGAGCTTTCCAAAAAACTCCTCTACACCCCACAAACCGACCTGTTCGGGGAGGAAGCCTCTCGCCGCGCCGAAGAGCTTCGCCAAGTCATCCGGTATCACGAATGGCGGTATTATGTGCAGAACGCCCCTGTCATCAGCGACTTTGAGTACGACCAGCTCTACAAACAACTTGAGGCCATCGAGCGACAGAATCCCGACTTGGTGACACTCGACTCCCCCACACAAAGGGTTGGCAAAGACCTCATCGAAGATTTTGTGCAGGTGCCCCATCTCACCCCCATGCTCTCGCTCGACAACTCCTACAACGCCGACGACCTCAACGATTTCGACGAGCAGGTGAAAAAGCTGTGCAAGCTCGACAAGGATGCCGACGTGGAATACTGCGTGGAACCCAAGTTCGACGGCGGCACTATCGCCATCGTGTATGAGCATGACAGCCTCGTTCGGGCCGCCACCCGCGGCAACGGCTTCGTGGGTGACGATATCACGCTCAATATCAAAACACTCAAATCGGTGCCGTTGCGGGCATCCTTTTCAAAACATGGCATCTCGAAGGCTGAGCTGCGCGGTGAGACCCTCATCCGAAAAGATATTTTTGAGAAAATAAACAAGAAGCGGCAAGAAGCGGGCGAGGCACTCTTTGCCAATCCGCGCAATGCGGCTACAGGTGGCTTGCGCATGAAAGACCCCAAAGAGACCGCTGTGCGGGGACTTGAGGCCTTCCTCTACCAATTGGGCTATGCCATAGACCATGAAGGCGGCAATGTGCTGAAAAAATTCAGCACCCACGACGAGAGCATACACCTCTTGCGCCAACTCGGATTTAAAGTCCCGCTCCATCAGCCCGAACCCGGCAACCATCTGGAAGAAACCAAGACTTGCCGAAACATAGCGGAAGTCATAGATTTTTGTCAGGCTTGGCAGGATTTCCGCGACGAATATCCTTACGAGATTGACGGCATGGTGGTAAAAGTCAATAGCCTCGAGTTGCAGGAGCGGTGCGGCTCCACGAGCCACCACCCGCGCTGGGCCATAGCCTTCAAGTTCAAGGCTCGACAAGCCACCACCCGTTTGCGCGATGTGGAATTTCAAGTCGGCAAAACAGGAGCCATCACCCCGGTTGCCAAACTCGAACCCGTGCCGCTGGCGGGAGTTATCGTGCAAAACGTGAGCCTGCACAACGAAGAGTTCATCCGTTCCAAAGACATTCGCATTGGCGACCAAGTGTTGGTGGAGCGCGCAGGCGATGTCATCCCCTACATCGTGAAAAGCCTTAGCGAGCTGCGCACTGGTGACGAACGCGAGATTCACTATCCCACACACTGCCCCGTTTGCCAATCAGAGCTCGTCAAGCCCGAAGATGAGGCGATATGGCGCTGCGAAAATGCGGAATGTGAGGCGCAGGTGTTGGCACGCATGATTTTCCATACCTCCAAACACGCGATGGACATAGAGGGGCTGGGCGAAAGCACCATCGAAAAATTCTACAAGCTCGGTTGGCTCCACTCCATCGCCGACTTGTACCGCCTTGATTATGAAAAAATAGCGCAACTCGAAGGCTTTGGGGAAAAGTCAGCCACAAACCTTCGCAACGCCGTCGAAAAAGCCAAGCGCAACCCGATTCACCGGTTGCTGCACTCGCTGAGTATCCACCATTTGGGGCGCAAAGGCTCCACGCTTCTGGCTGCCGAAGTGGGGCACGTCCTTGATTTGAAAGATTGGGATTTGGAAAAATACCAGACCATCAAAGACATCGGCCCAGTGCTGGCGCAAAACGTCTTCAACTTTTTCCAGAACCCGCACAATATCGAGTTGTTGGAAACAATGGAGCGCCTCGGTGTCAATCTTTGCCAGACCAACGAAGACAAAAAAACCGATGTGAACACGGAAGGCGTGCTCTACGGCAAAAGCATCCTGTTTACAGGGACGCTTTCGCAAATGACTCGTGAGGAGGCCGAAAAACGCGCTGCCGCTGCCGGAGCCAGCATCGCCAGTGGCGTGAGCAAACATTTGAGCATCCTCGTGGTGGGCGAAAAGGCGGGTTCAAAATTGAAGAAAGCCCAAGAGCTAGGGACGGTAGAGATATGGAGCGAGCAAGCGTTTTTGGAAAAAACAAAAGAGTAG